A region of Arabidopsis thaliana chromosome 5, partial sequence DNA encodes the following proteins:
- a CDS encoding TLC ATP/ADP transporter, translating into MASPTESNSKDAVEAASGLTNDGANAATGWDNHGWFYISVRVGFFLWVALLNLVAISSTWARIIDVMDSESGARLFGFVGAGATLGQLFGSVFAAATAWMGPYLLLFAALLMEFAAQSSKGITNDISQSSEELSPLRGTDNDHQRERKQEATSPKVGSPKVASPKSPISTTRPQFWAILDGMRLILASPYLLLVSLFLWLGAVISSFFYFQKVNIIATTIKSSIGRRRLFAQINSFVAVFILIGQLTLTGRILTVAGVTVAISASPFVALGNLVAIAIWPTWVTVAVSETLRKVTTYVVTRPGRELLFTVVSQDEKYKAKVCIDVIVQRLGDAAAAGLFEVLTIALGGQTSTASLYALPVCLIWIVTAFFLGRRQEQLAKLQVGSSS; encoded by the exons ATGGCCTCCCCGACAGAGTCTAATTCAAAG GATGCAGTTGAGGCGGCTTCCGGCCTTACAAATGATGGAGCTAATGCTGCTACTGGATGGGACAACCATGGCTGGTTTTACATTTCTGTCCGGGTTGGATTTTTCCTTTGG GTTGCGTTGCTTAATCTTGTCGCTATTTCTTCAACGTGGGCTAGAATAATAGACGTTATGGATAGTGAG TCAGGTGCaagattgtttggttttgttggtgcTGGTGCTACCCTTGGACAGCTTTTTGGATCTGTATTTGCTGCTGCCACTGCTTGGATGGGTCCAT ATTTACTTCTATTTGCTGCTCTTTTGATGGAATTTGCTGCACAGTCTTCAAAAGGGATCACTAATGATATTTCCCAGTCCTCTGAGGAGTTGTCTCCTCTAAG GGGAACTGATAATGATCATCAACGTGAGAGAAAACAGGAGGCTACTTCTCCAAAAGTTGGTTCTCCAAAAGTTGCTTCTCCTAAATCGCCCATCTCCACAACCAGACCTCAGTTTTGGGCCATCTTAGATGGAATGAGACTTATACTAGCATCACCTTATCTTTTGCTCgtgtctttgtttctttggctCGGTGCGGTCATCTCCTCATTCTTCTATTTCCAA AAAGTGAATATAATTGCTACGACAATCAAATCATCCATTGGTCGAAGAAGACTGTTTGCCCAGATAAACAGCTTTGTTGCAGTTTTCATACTCATTGGACAACTGACTTTAACG GGGCGTATCTTGACTGTAGCTGGTGTCACGGTTGCAATATCTGCATCTCCATTTGTTGCACTTGGGAATTTGGTTGCTATTGCCATATGGCCAACTTGGGTTACGGTTGCTGTGTCTGAAACCCTGAGAAAG GTGACAACTTATGTTGTAACTAGACCTGGAAGGGAACTCTTGTTCACCGTTGTCTCGCAAGACGAGAAATACAAAGCTAAG GTATGCATAGATGTAATTGTTCAACGGCTTGGAGATGCTGCAGCGGCGGGACTATTTGAAGTCCTTACCATTGCTCTTGGCGGTCAAACGTCAACTGCTTCACTCTATGCCCTGCCA GTGTGTTTAATATGGATAGTCACAGCGTTCTTCTTGGGCCGGCGACAAGAACAATTGGCGAAACTCCAGGTGGGTTCATCTTCATAG
- a CDS encoding TLC ATP/ADP transporter yields the protein MASPTESNSKDAVEAASGLTNDGANAATGWDNHGWFYISVRVGFFLWVALLNLVAISSTWARIIDVMDSESGARLFGFVGAGATLGQLFGSVFAAATAWMGPYLLLFAALLMEFAAQSSKGITNDISQSSEELSPLRGTDNDHQRERKQEATSPKVGSPKVASPKSPISTTRPQFWAILDGMRLILASPYLLLVSLFLWLGAVISSFFYFQKVNIIATTIKSSIGRRRLFAQINSFVAVFILIGQLTLTGRILTVAGVTVAISASPFVALGNLVAIAIWPTWVTVAVSETLRKVTTYVVTRPGRELLFTVVSQDEKYKAKVCIDVIVQRLGDAAAAGLFEVLTIALGGQTSTASLYALPV from the exons ATGGCCTCCCCGACAGAGTCTAATTCAAAG GATGCAGTTGAGGCGGCTTCCGGCCTTACAAATGATGGAGCTAATGCTGCTACTGGATGGGACAACCATGGCTGGTTTTACATTTCTGTCCGGGTTGGATTTTTCCTTTGG GTTGCGTTGCTTAATCTTGTCGCTATTTCTTCAACGTGGGCTAGAATAATAGACGTTATGGATAGTGAG TCAGGTGCaagattgtttggttttgttggtgcTGGTGCTACCCTTGGACAGCTTTTTGGATCTGTATTTGCTGCTGCCACTGCTTGGATGGGTCCAT ATTTACTTCTATTTGCTGCTCTTTTGATGGAATTTGCTGCACAGTCTTCAAAAGGGATCACTAATGATATTTCCCAGTCCTCTGAGGAGTTGTCTCCTCTAAG GGGAACTGATAATGATCATCAACGTGAGAGAAAACAGGAGGCTACTTCTCCAAAAGTTGGTTCTCCAAAAGTTGCTTCTCCTAAATCGCCCATCTCCACAACCAGACCTCAGTTTTGGGCCATCTTAGATGGAATGAGACTTATACTAGCATCACCTTATCTTTTGCTCgtgtctttgtttctttggctCGGTGCGGTCATCTCCTCATTCTTCTATTTCCAA AAAGTGAATATAATTGCTACGACAATCAAATCATCCATTGGTCGAAGAAGACTGTTTGCCCAGATAAACAGCTTTGTTGCAGTTTTCATACTCATTGGACAACTGACTTTAACG GGGCGTATCTTGACTGTAGCTGGTGTCACGGTTGCAATATCTGCATCTCCATTTGTTGCACTTGGGAATTTGGTTGCTATTGCCATATGGCCAACTTGGGTTACGGTTGCTGTGTCTGAAACCCTGAGAAAG GTGACAACTTATGTTGTAACTAGACCTGGAAGGGAACTCTTGTTCACCGTTGTCTCGCAAGACGAGAAATACAAAGCTAAG GTATGCATAGATGTAATTGTTCAACGGCTTGGAGATGCTGCAGCGGCGGGACTATTTGAAGTCCTTACCATTGCTCTTGGCGGTCAAACGTCAACTGCTTCACTCTATGCCCTGCCAGTATAA
- a CDS encoding FAD/NAD(P)-binding oxidoreductase family protein (FAD/NAD(P)-binding oxidoreductase family protein; FUNCTIONS IN: monooxygenase activity; INVOLVED IN: oxidation reduction; LOCATED IN: cellular_component unknown; EXPRESSED IN: 8 plant structures; EXPRESSED DURING: 9 growth stages; CONTAINS InterPro DOMAIN/s: Monooxygenase, FAD-binding (InterPro:IPR002938); BEST Arabidopsis thaliana protein match is: FAD/NAD(P)-binding oxidoreductase family protein (TAIR:AT4G38540.1); Has 1807 Blast hits to 1807 proteins in 277 species: Archae - 0; Bacteria - 0; Metazoa - 736; Fungi - 347; Plants - 385; Viruses - 0; Other Eukaryotes - 339 (source: NCBI BLink).), translated as MEAESTQDIIIVGAGISGLATALGLHRLGIRSIVLESSEQLRATGFALSLYFNAWKAMEALGISQHIRSLGDRFQGWVVRPISAGDPPKEMLFPESEEYEVRCVQRKLLLDALAGELPQGTIRFSSKLVHIELSGHYKMVHLSDGTILKTKVLVGCDGVKSVVGKWLGFKNPVKTSRVAIRGIAHFQTGHELGRRFFQFYGNGVRSGFISCDQNTVYWFLTHTSTDLDKKNHQKIKQFVLTKIKDLPDNIKSILETTDLDSLVMNPLMYRPPWELLWANIAKDNVCVAGDALHPMTPDIGQGGCSAMEDGVILARCLGEAMKAKNMKGETEDENESYRRIEDGLKKYAGSRKWRSIDLITTSYTVGFIQQSRGKWMTLFRDKFMSSFLSWLRVKKSHFNCGRLSHE; from the exons ATGGAAGCTGAAAGTACCCAAGATATCATCATCGTCGGAGCTGGAATCTCCGGCCTTGCCACTGCACTTGGGCTCCACag GCTTGGGATCAGAAGCATAGTGCTGGAATCTTCTGAGCAGCTGAGAGCAACAGGATTTGCactttcattatattttaatgCTTGGAAGGCCATGGAAGCTCTCGGTATTTCTCAGCATATTCGCAGTCTCGGTGATCGCTTTCAAGG ATGGGTGGTCAGACCCATTTCTGCAGGAGATCCTCCTAAAGAAATGTTATTTCCAGAATCTGA AGAATATGAGGTTCGATGCGTACAGAGGAAGCTCTTGTTAGACGCTCTAGCGGGCGAATTGCCTCAAGGGACCATACGGTTCTCATCTAAGCTTGTTCACATCGAATTGTCCGGACACTACAAGATGGTTCATCTCTCCGACGGGACTATACTTAAAACCAAG GTTTTGGTAGGGTGTGATGGAGTGAAGTCAGTGGTTGGTAAGTGGCTAGGCTTCAAGAATCCGGTTAAAACTTCCCGTGTAGCAATCCGCGGGATCGCTCATTTCCAGACAGGCCACGAATTAGGGAGAAGGTTCTTTCAGTTTTATGGCAACGGTGTTCGTTCCGGTTTCATCTCATGTGACCAAAACACTGTCTACTGGTTCCTAACCCACACCTCTACTGATTTAG ataagaaaaatcatCAGAAGATCAAACAGTTTGTGCTGACCAAGATCAAAGACTTGCCTGACAACATCAAGAGTATCCTGGAGACCACTGATCTTGATAGTTTGGTGATGAATCCACTCATGTATCGACCTCCCTGGGAACTTCTTTGGGCAAACATTGCAAAAGACAACGTATGTGTTGCAGGGGATGCACTTCACCCAATGACTCCTGATATTGGACAAGGTGGTTGCTCGGCGATGGAGGACGGAGTTATCCTCGCTCGTTGTCTCGGTGAAGCAATGAAAGCTAAGAATATGAAAGGTGAAACAGAAGATGAGAACGAGAGTTATAGGCGGATTGAAGATGGTTTGAAGAAGTATGCAGGATCGAGGAAATGGAGAAGCATTGATCTTATAACTACATCATATACAGTAGGTTTCATACAGCAGAGCAGAGGCAAGTGGATGACCCTGTTTAGAGACAAGTTCATGTCCTCTTTCCTTTCTTGGTTGCGTGTGAAAAAGTCTCATTTCAACTGTGGAAGACTTAGCCATGAATGA
- a CDS encoding HMG-box (high mobility group) DNA-binding family protein (HMG-box (high mobility group) DNA-binding family protein; FUNCTIONS IN: DNA binding; LOCATED IN: nucleus; CONTAINS InterPro DOMAIN/s: High mobility group, superfamily (InterPro:IPR009071), High mobility group, HMG1/HMG2 (InterPro:IPR000910); Has 30201 Blast hits to 17322 proteins in 780 species: Archae - 12; Bacteria - 1396; Metazoa - 17338; Fungi - 3422; Plants - 5037; Viruses - 0; Other Eukaryotes - 2996 (source: NCBI BLink).): MPELSCTQHSKERKRLKLLFTVRNRKNRRCALMAIRPRTRKRVQAVRRAADGSAFKKCEECGVMIAIALYDMHECGEKRREVKRFKYIASGNIDNISKPIGSFEDEPRSPFVFFLEEFRENYNGDLVDASRICFNDQKPFNARAMEVDSAHSRKLNEEAKTIYKADEEADSKTVGRYDKFYESYVQIEEEEDYDSSDHFGHEFWEDDTMLDY, translated from the exons ATGCCTGAGCTCTCGTGCACACAACATAGTAAAGAGCgaaaaaggttaaaacttTTGTTCACTGtcagaaatagaaaaaatcgTCGATGCGCATTAATGGCAATTCGGCCGAGAACTCGTAAAAGAGTTCAAGCTGTTCGTCGTGCTGCCGATGGTAGCGCTTTTAAAAAATG TGAAGAATGTGGTGTTATGATAGCGATTGCTCTGTATGATATGCATGAGTGCGGTGAGAAAAGAAGGGAAGTGAAAAGGTTCAAGTACATTGCGAGTGGCAATATCGATAATATCTCGAAACCAATTGGGAGCTTTGAAGATGAACCCAGATCAccatttgtcttcttctt aGAGGAGTTTAGGGAAAATTACAATGGAGACTTAGTGGATGCTAGCAGAATATGTTTCAAT GACCAAAAACCATTCAACGCCCGTGCTATGGAGGTTGATTCGGCACACAGTAGAAAGTTAAACGAAGAAGCTAAAACCATTTATAAG GCAGATGAAGAGGCAGATTCAAAAACTGTTGGGAGATATGACAAG TTCTATGAGAGCTACGTTcaaattgaagaagaggaagactaTGATTCATCTGATCATTTCGGACACGAGTTTTG GGAAGACGATACTATGTTGGACTACTGA
- a CDS encoding HMG-box (high mobility group) DNA-binding family protein (HMG-box (high mobility group) DNA-binding family protein; FUNCTIONS IN: DNA binding; LOCATED IN: nucleus; CONTAINS InterPro DOMAIN/s: High mobility group, superfamily (InterPro:IPR009071), High mobility group, HMG1/HMG2 (InterPro:IPR000910); BEST Arabidopsis thaliana protein match is: high-mobility group box 6 (TAIR:AT5G23420.1); Has 68 Blast hits to 68 proteins in 20 species: Archae - 0; Bacteria - 0; Metazoa - 4; Fungi - 0; Plants - 64; Viruses - 0; Other Eukaryotes - 0 (source: NCBI BLink).), producing the protein MPELSCTQHSKERKRLKLLFTVRNRKNRRCALMAIRPRTRKRVQAVRRAADGSAFKKCEECGVMIAIALYDMHECGEKRREVKRFKYIASGNIDNISKPIGSFEDEPRSPFVFFLEEFRENYNGDLVDASRICFNVWKNMSAEDQKPFNARAMEVDSAHSRKLNEEAKTIYKADEEADSKTVGRYDKFYESYVQIEEEEDYDSSDHFGHEFWEDDTMLDY; encoded by the exons ATGCCTGAGCTCTCGTGCACACAACATAGTAAAGAGCgaaaaaggttaaaacttTTGTTCACTGtcagaaatagaaaaaatcgTCGATGCGCATTAATGGCAATTCGGCCGAGAACTCGTAAAAGAGTTCAAGCTGTTCGTCGTGCTGCCGATGGTAGCGCTTTTAAAAAATG TGAAGAATGTGGTGTTATGATAGCGATTGCTCTGTATGATATGCATGAGTGCGGTGAGAAAAGAAGGGAAGTGAAAAGGTTCAAGTACATTGCGAGTGGCAATATCGATAATATCTCGAAACCAATTGGGAGCTTTGAAGATGAACCCAGATCAccatttgtcttcttctt aGAGGAGTTTAGGGAAAATTACAATGGAGACTTAGTGGATGCTAGCAGAATATGTTTCAATGTATGGAAGAACATGTCAGCAGAG GACCAAAAACCATTCAACGCCCGTGCTATGGAGGTTGATTCGGCACACAGTAGAAAGTTAAACGAAGAAGCTAAAACCATTTATAAG GCAGATGAAGAGGCAGATTCAAAAACTGTTGGGAGATATGACAAG TTCTATGAGAGCTACGTTcaaattgaagaagaggaagactaTGATTCATCTGATCATTTCGGACACGAGTTTTG GGAAGACGATACTATGTTGGACTACTGA
- a CDS encoding HMG-box (high mobility group) DNA-binding family protein (HMG-box (high mobility group) DNA-binding family protein; FUNCTIONS IN: DNA binding; LOCATED IN: nucleus; CONTAINS InterPro DOMAIN/s: High mobility group, superfamily (InterPro:IPR009071), High mobility group, HMG1/HMG2 (InterPro:IPR000910); Has 37 Blast hits to 37 proteins in 13 species: Archae - 0; Bacteria - 0; Metazoa - 4; Fungi - 0; Plants - 33; Viruses - 0; Other Eukaryotes - 0 (source: NCBI BLink).) gives MIAIALYDMHECGEKRREVKRFKYIASGNIDNISKPIGSFEDEPRSPFVFFLEEFRENYNGDLVDASRICFNVWKNMSAEDQKPFNARAMEVDSAHSRKLNEEAKTIYKADEEADSKTVGRYDKFYESYVQIEEEEDYDSSDHFGHEFWEDDTMLDY, from the exons ATGATAGCGATTGCTCTGTATGATATGCATGAGTGCGGTGAGAAAAGAAGGGAAGTGAAAAGGTTCAAGTACATTGCGAGTGGCAATATCGATAATATCTCGAAACCAATTGGGAGCTTTGAAGATGAACCCAGATCAccatttgtcttcttctt aGAGGAGTTTAGGGAAAATTACAATGGAGACTTAGTGGATGCTAGCAGAATATGTTTCAATGTATGGAAGAACATGTCAGCAGAG GACCAAAAACCATTCAACGCCCGTGCTATGGAGGTTGATTCGGCACACAGTAGAAAGTTAAACGAAGAAGCTAAAACCATTTATAAG GCAGATGAAGAGGCAGATTCAAAAACTGTTGGGAGATATGACAAG TTCTATGAGAGCTACGTTcaaattgaagaagaggaagactaTGATTCATCTGATCATTTCGGACACGAGTTTTG GGAAGACGATACTATGTTGGACTACTGA